In candidate division WOR-3 bacterium, a genomic segment contains:
- a CDS encoding aminotransferase class I/II-fold pyridoxal phosphate-dependent enzyme, whose protein sequence is MPVNKLENVLKCSVSDLRKKGTAKGKEFIIEKIIKPQDEKGPRYILKGFENREYIKMNSNSYLGMSLRKEVVEAEEHAVREYGVGPGAVRFISGSHKPHRDLEKKLAEFHGREEAMIFSSAYVTVMGTLATLASPDTVIISDELNHNCIINAVRLSRPKDKTIYKHNDVNDLDEKIKSYVGKASRILVVTDGIFSMRGDYAPLDKISEVIKKYDSKFDENIVLVVDDSHGVGAFGKTGRGTEEYTNCGKVDVLIGTLGKAYGVNGGYITSSETIVTFLRESAPMYIYSNPITTSEAAAVIKVLELLESKQGTEILEHLRNMTKKFEKGLLDLGFEIIVSDHPIVPVLVRNTEKTAELVKFLIDNGVLATGLNYPVVPKGDETIRFQVNADHTAFDIDCVLDILKKYKETH, encoded by the coding sequence AAGGCACCGCCAAAGGCAAGGAATTCATAATCGAAAAAATAATCAAACCACAGGACGAAAAAGGACCACGGTACATTCTAAAAGGTTTTGAAAACAGAGAATACATCAAAATGAATTCGAATTCCTATCTCGGAATGTCCCTCAGAAAAGAAGTTGTTGAAGCCGAGGAACACGCGGTGAGGGAATACGGCGTTGGGCCGGGTGCCGTAAGATTTATCAGCGGCAGTCACAAACCTCACAGGGACCTTGAAAAAAAACTGGCCGAATTTCACGGCAGAGAAGAAGCGATGATCTTCAGCTCCGCTTATGTTACAGTCATGGGAACTCTTGCCACGCTGGCGTCGCCTGACACTGTAATCATAAGCGATGAACTGAACCACAATTGCATAATAAACGCGGTCAGACTTTCCAGACCCAAGGACAAAACCATATATAAGCACAACGACGTAAACGACCTCGACGAAAAAATAAAAAGTTACGTCGGGAAAGCTTCCAGAATTCTGGTTGTCACTGACGGGATTTTCAGCATGAGAGGAGATTACGCCCCCCTCGATAAAATTTCCGAAGTCATAAAAAAATACGACAGCAAGTTCGACGAGAACATAGTCCTCGTTGTCGACGATTCACACGGTGTGGGGGCTTTCGGCAAGACCGGACGCGGAACCGAAGAATACACAAACTGCGGAAAAGTTGACGTTTTGATAGGCACTCTTGGAAAAGCTTACGGAGTAAATGGCGGATACATAACTTCAAGCGAAACCATAGTCACCTTCCTCAGAGAATCGGCACCTATGTATATATACTCGAATCCAATAACCACCTCCGAAGCTGCGGCTGTAATAAAAGTACTCGAATTACTCGAAAGTAAACAAGGCACCGAAATACTCGAACATTTGAGGAATATGACTAAAAAGTTCGAAAAAGGTCTTCTGGACCTGGGATTCGAGATTATCGTCAGCGATCACCCGATAGTTCCTGTCCTCGTCAGGAATACAGAAAAAACAGCCGAACTCGTTAAGTTCCTCATAGACAACGGCGTCCTGGCTACCGGTTTAAATTATCCGGTTGTTCCAAAAGGCGACGAGACCATAAGATTTCAGGTCAACGCCGATCACACCGCTT